One window of the Takifugu rubripes chromosome 13, fTakRub1.2, whole genome shotgun sequence genome contains the following:
- the LOC101075245 gene encoding cellular retinoic acid-binding protein 1-like, translated as MPNFEGTWKMKSSLNFEELLKALGVNTMLRKMAVVAASKPHVEIQQNGEHFHIKTSTSLRTTEIDFTIGEEFDEETVDGRKCKSLATWETGNKIYCKQTLLSGDGPKTFWSRELKGEELELIFGADEVVCTRIYVRA; from the exons ATGCCAAATTTTGAAGGCACCTGGAAAATGAAGAGCAGCCTGAATTTCGAGGAGTTACTCAAAGCTCTGG gcgtcaacACCATGTTGAGAAAGATGGCGGTAGTGGCTGCGTCAAAACCCCACGTGGAGATCCAACAGAACGGCGAGCACTTCCACATTAAAACCTCCACCTCCCTCCGCACCACTGAGATCGACTTCACCATCGGAGAGGAGTTCGACGAGGAGACCGTGGACGGCAGAAAGTGTAAG AGTTTGGCCACCTGGGAAACGGGAAACAAGATTTACTGCAAACAGACTTTACTGAGCGGCGACGGCCCCAAGACCTTCTGGAGCCGAGAACTGAAAGGGGAAGAACTTGAACTG ATCTTCGGAGCCGACGAGGTCGTGTGTACGAGGATCTACGTGCGGGCATAG